From the unidentified bacterial endosymbiont genome, one window contains:
- a CDS encoding DeoR/GlpR family DNA-binding transcription regulator has product MNSFERRNKIVDLVNAQGSVMVLDLSNRFGISEVTIRTDLRLLEEKGLLTRFHGGAARPGSNLAESENQEVVLEDRYQLASDPKKRIAQAAAAMIEEGMTVILDSGSTTMLIAEALVKRANITVITNSLPAAFALSENKDITLVVCGGTVRHKTHSMHGTIAERSLAGISADVMFVGADGIDATNGITTFNEGYSISSVMAAAAHKVVAVLDASKFNRRGFNQVLPMEKIDCVITDEGLGKHDKDQLSKTGTEIVTV; this is encoded by the coding sequence ATGAACTCATTTGAGCGAAGGAACAAAATCGTTGACCTCGTCAACGCGCAGGGCAGCGTGATGGTGCTGGACCTTTCGAATCGGTTTGGGATTTCTGAAGTCACGATTCGAACCGATCTGCGTCTGCTGGAAGAGAAAGGACTGCTCACGCGTTTTCACGGAGGGGCGGCACGGCCCGGTAGCAATCTGGCGGAGAGCGAAAATCAGGAAGTGGTGCTGGAAGATCGCTATCAGCTGGCGAGTGATCCGAAAAAGCGGATCGCTCAGGCTGCAGCAGCCATGATTGAAGAGGGGATGACTGTCATTCTCGACAGCGGCAGTACCACCATGCTGATAGCCGAAGCGCTGGTAAAGAGAGCCAATATCACCGTCATTACCAACAGCTTGCCCGCTGCATTTGCCCTCTCTGAAAATAAAGATATTACCCTGGTGGTGTGCGGCGGTACGGTACGCCATAAAACGCACTCAATGCACGGCACCATCGCCGAACGCTCGCTTGCCGGCATCAGCGCTGATGTGATGTTTGTAGGAGCTGATGGCATAGATGCCACTAACGGCATCACCACCTTTAACGAGGGCTACTCCATTAGCAGCGTGATGGCCGCCGCGGCGCACAAAGTGGTTGCCGTGCTGGATGCCAGCAAGTTTAATCGTCGCGGGTTTAACCAGGTGCTGCCGATGGAGAAAATTGACTGCGTGATTACGGATGAGGGGCTCGGGAAACACGATAAAGACCAGCTCAGCAAAACGGGTACCGAGATCGTGACGGTTTAG
- the garL gene encoding 2-dehydro-3-deoxyglucarate aldolase: protein MSNDIFPNKFKAALAANQIQIGCWSALASPVSTEVLGLAGFDWLVLDGEHAPNDISTFIPQLMALKGSYSTPVVRVPTNEPVIIKRLLDIGFYNFLIPFVETEEEAVQAVASTRYPPEGIRGVSVSHRANMFGTVPDYFAQSNKNITILVQIESQQGVDNVDAIAATEGVDGIFVGPSDLAAAFGHLGNAGHPDVQRAIQHIFARAKAHGKPCGILAPMEADARRYLEWGATFVAVGSDLGVFRAATQRLADAFKK from the coding sequence ATGAGTAACGATATCTTCCCGAACAAATTCAAAGCCGCCCTTGCGGCGAATCAGATTCAGATTGGCTGTTGGTCTGCGCTGGCAAGCCCTGTCAGCACCGAGGTGCTGGGCCTGGCCGGTTTTGACTGGCTGGTGCTGGACGGCGAGCATGCGCCAAATGATATCAGCACATTTATTCCCCAGTTGATGGCGCTGAAAGGCAGCTACAGCACGCCGGTGGTGCGTGTTCCCACCAACGAACCGGTGATTATCAAGCGTCTGCTGGATATCGGTTTTTACAACTTCCTGATCCCGTTTGTGGAAACGGAAGAAGAAGCCGTACAGGCCGTAGCCTCTACTCGCTATCCGCCAGAGGGTATTCGCGGTGTGTCCGTCTCCCACCGCGCCAACATGTTTGGCACCGTGCCGGACTACTTCGCGCAGTCCAACAAGAACATCACCATTCTGGTGCAGATAGAGAGCCAGCAGGGTGTTGATAACGTCGACGCCATTGCCGCAACCGAAGGCGTAGACGGTATTTTCGTCGGCCCGAGCGATCTGGCTGCCGCCTTTGGCCACCTGGGTAATGCTGGCCACCCGGACGTGCAGCGCGCAATCCAGCATATCTTTGCTCGCGCCAAAGCGCACGGTAAACCGTGCGGCATTCTGGCGCCGATGGAAGCCGATGCCCGCCGCTACCTGGAGTGGGGCGCAACGTTCGTTGCCGTAGGCAGTGACCTTGGCGTATTCCGCGCGGCGACGCAGAGATTAGCGGACGCTTTTAAAAAATAA
- a CDS encoding tagatose bisphosphate family class II aldolase, whose product MFIISSKAMLLKAQREGYAVPAFNIHNLETLQVVVETAAEMRSPLIVAGTPGTFSYAGTGNVVAIARDLAKTCNQPLAIHLDHHEDFDDITVKVHTGIRSAMIDGSHHAFADNVALVKKVTDYCHRYDVSVEAELGRLGGQEDDLIVDSKDALYTNPQQAREFVELTGIDSLAIAIGTAHGLYNVTPKLDFERLAEIRSQVDIPLVLHGASGLSKADIRKAISLGICKVNVATELKIAFSNALKTYLASHPDANDPRHYMAPAKSAMKQVVRKVIADCGCEGKR is encoded by the coding sequence ATGTTTATCATCTCATCAAAAGCGATGCTGCTTAAAGCTCAGCGCGAGGGTTATGCCGTTCCGGCATTCAATATCCATAATCTCGAAACGCTGCAGGTGGTGGTTGAAACTGCCGCTGAAATGCGTTCTCCGCTTATCGTGGCAGGAACGCCCGGCACGTTTAGCTATGCAGGCACCGGAAACGTGGTCGCCATAGCCCGCGATCTGGCAAAAACCTGCAATCAGCCGCTGGCGATCCATCTCGATCACCATGAGGATTTCGACGATATTACCGTAAAAGTCCATACGGGGATCCGCTCAGCGATGATCGACGGATCGCATCACGCCTTCGCTGATAACGTCGCCCTGGTGAAGAAAGTGACGGATTATTGCCATCGCTACGACGTCAGCGTTGAGGCTGAACTTGGCCGCCTTGGCGGGCAGGAGGATGACCTGATTGTCGACAGCAAAGATGCGCTCTACACCAATCCGCAGCAAGCGCGTGAGTTTGTTGAGCTAACGGGCATCGACTCACTGGCCATCGCCATCGGTACCGCGCATGGTCTTTATAACGTTACCCCGAAACTTGATTTTGAACGGCTGGCAGAAATCCGCAGCCAGGTCGATATCCCCCTGGTTCTGCACGGCGCTTCCGGGTTATCGAAGGCCGATATCCGTAAGGCGATAAGCCTTGGTATCTGTAAGGTCAACGTCGCCACGGAACTCAAAATCGCCTTTTCGAATGCACTGAAAACCTATCTCGCTTCACATCCCGATGCCAACGACCCGCGTCATTACATGGCGCCGGCAAAAAGCGCCATGAAACAGGTTGTACGCAAGGTAATTGCCGATTGCGGTTGTGAAGGTAAACGCTAA
- the gatD gene encoding galactitol-1-phosphate 5-dehydrogenase, with the protein MKSVVIHSEGSVRVEDRPVPHIQAGDEVLVRIMCSGLCGSDIPRIFAKGAHYYPITLGHEFSGHVEACGAEINDLSPGAPVACVPLLPCFTCPECHKGYYSLCKQYQFVGSRREGGNAEYIVVKRANLYRLPAETTIEDGAFIEPITVGLHAFHLASGCEGKNVIIVGAGTIGLLAMQCALALGASSVTAIDINDDRLALATKSGANNVFNSRTLNADEIHNALNANRFDQLVLETAGTPQTVSLAIDIAGPRAQVALVGTLHHDLHLPAATFGKILRKELTLLGSWMNYSAPWPGQEWATAARLLSEKKLQLEPLIAHTGDSESFAQAVQALNGAPMQGKIMLRFA; encoded by the coding sequence ATGAAATCAGTGGTAATTCACTCTGAGGGGAGCGTGCGCGTTGAAGATCGCCCGGTTCCTCACATTCAAGCCGGGGATGAGGTGCTGGTACGCATTATGTGCTCAGGATTATGCGGCTCGGACATCCCGCGTATTTTCGCTAAAGGCGCACATTACTACCCCATTACTCTGGGCCATGAATTTAGCGGGCACGTCGAAGCCTGCGGAGCAGAGATTAACGATCTCAGTCCAGGCGCCCCGGTGGCCTGCGTTCCGCTACTGCCCTGCTTTACTTGCCCGGAGTGTCACAAAGGCTATTACTCGTTATGTAAGCAGTACCAGTTTGTCGGCTCGCGCCGTGAAGGTGGCAACGCAGAATACATTGTGGTGAAACGGGCAAACCTGTACCGTCTGCCCGCAGAAACGACGATTGAAGACGGGGCATTTATCGAGCCGATTACCGTAGGGCTGCACGCATTTCATCTGGCATCGGGTTGCGAGGGCAAAAACGTCATTATTGTCGGCGCGGGGACGATCGGCCTGCTGGCAATGCAGTGTGCTCTGGCGTTGGGGGCCAGCAGCGTGACCGCGATTGATATTAACGACGACAGGCTCGCCCTGGCGACAAAATCAGGCGCGAACAACGTGTTTAATAGCCGCACCCTGAACGCTGATGAGATTCACAATGCGCTCAACGCCAACCGGTTCGATCAACTGGTGCTGGAGACGGCCGGCACGCCACAGACCGTCTCGCTGGCGATTGATATTGCCGGCCCACGCGCCCAGGTTGCGCTGGTAGGCACGCTGCATCATGACCTGCATTTACCGGCAGCAACCTTTGGCAAAATTTTGCGTAAAGAGCTGACGCTTCTGGGTAGTTGGATGAATTATTCTGCCCCCTGGCCTGGGCAGGAGTGGGCGACAGCAGCTCGCCTGCTCAGCGAGAAAAAACTGCAACTGGAGCCGCTCATTGCCCATACCGGAGACAGCGAGAGCTTCGCTCAGGCCGTGCAGGCGCTGAATGGCGCGCCGATGCAGGGTAAAATCATGCTTCGCTTCGCTTAA
- a CDS encoding galactitol-specific PTS transporter subunit IIC, whose product MFTEIMRYILDLGPTVMLPIVIIIFSKLLGMKLGDCFKSGLHIGIGFVGIGLVIALMLDSIGPAAKAMAEQFQINLHVVDVGWPGSSPMTWASQIALVAIPVAIGVNVVMLVTRMTRVVNVDIWNIWHMTFTGAMLHLATDSYWLGILGVVVHAAFVYKLGDWFAKDTRDFFGLEGIAIPHGSSAYLGPIAVLVDTLIDKIPGLNRIHFSADDVQKRFGPFGEPVTVGFVMGLFIGMLAGYEIKSVLQLAVKTAAVMLLMPRVIKPIMDGLTPIAKHARKRLQAKFGGQAFLIGLDPALLLGHTSVVSASLIFIPLTILIAVLVPGNQVLPFGDLATIGFFVAMAVAVHQGNLFRTLISGVIIMAITLWVATQTIGLHTQLAQNAGALKAGGLVASMDQGGSPVTWLLIQLFTWQNVVGFIVIGVIYLAGVLLTWRRARAFIAAEKSAANPHSQTAS is encoded by the coding sequence ATGTTTACCGAAATCATGCGGTATATCCTCGATCTTGGCCCCACCGTAATGCTACCCATCGTCATCATCATCTTCTCGAAGCTGCTGGGGATGAAGCTGGGCGACTGTTTCAAATCTGGCCTGCATATCGGTATTGGCTTCGTTGGGATCGGGCTGGTTATTGCTCTGATGCTGGACTCCATTGGTCCGGCAGCCAAAGCAATGGCAGAACAGTTCCAGATTAACCTGCACGTGGTGGATGTCGGCTGGCCGGGTTCATCTCCCATGACGTGGGCTTCACAAATCGCGCTGGTGGCAATCCCGGTGGCCATTGGCGTCAACGTTGTTATGCTGGTCACCCGCATGACCCGCGTGGTGAACGTGGATATCTGGAACATCTGGCATATGACCTTTACCGGAGCCATGCTGCACTTGGCCACCGATTCTTACTGGCTGGGTATCTTGGGCGTGGTGGTTCATGCGGCCTTCGTCTACAAACTCGGCGACTGGTTTGCCAAAGACACCCGAGATTTCTTCGGTCTGGAGGGGATTGCCATTCCTCATGGTTCGTCGGCGTATCTTGGCCCCATTGCGGTATTAGTGGATACGCTTATCGACAAAATTCCGGGTCTGAATCGCATCCATTTTAGCGCCGACGATGTGCAAAAACGCTTTGGCCCCTTTGGCGAACCTGTCACCGTCGGTTTTGTGATGGGGCTGTTCATCGGTATGTTGGCAGGCTACGAGATAAAATCAGTGTTGCAACTGGCCGTCAAAACCGCCGCCGTGATGCTCCTGATGCCGCGCGTGATCAAACCCATCATGGACGGCCTGACCCCGATCGCGAAACATGCTCGTAAACGTCTGCAGGCGAAGTTTGGCGGCCAGGCGTTTTTGATTGGTCTTGATCCCGCGCTGCTGCTGGGCCATACCTCCGTCGTCTCTGCCAGCCTGATCTTTATCCCGCTCACCATCCTGATTGCGGTGCTGGTACCGGGTAACCAGGTGCTGCCGTTCGGCGACCTTGCCACCATCGGCTTTTTCGTGGCAATGGCTGTCGCGGTGCACCAGGGCAACCTGTTCCGTACGCTTATCTCCGGCGTCATTATCATGGCCATCACGCTGTGGGTAGCCACGCAGACCATCGGCCTGCACACCCAGCTTGCGCAGAATGCGGGTGCATTGAAAGCGGGTGGACTGGTGGCCTCGATGGATCAGGGTGGCTCGCCTGTCACCTGGTTGCTCATCCAACTTTTTACCTGGCAAAACGTGGTGGGATTCATCGTCATCGGGGTGATTTACCTGGCTGGCGTGCTGCTTACCTGGCGACGCGCCCGTGCGTTTATAGCGGCAGAGAAAAGCGCCGCTAACCCGCATAGCCAGACGGCATCTTAA
- the garD gene encoding galactarate dehydratase, with protein MADIEIRQASPTAFYIKVHDTDNVAIIVNDNGLKAGTRFPDGLELIEHIPQGHKVALVDIPAHGEIVRYGEVIGFAVRAIPQGSWIEESLVELPKAPPLNTLPLATRVPEPLPPLKGYTFEGYRNADGSVGTKNLLGITTSVHCVAGVVDYAVKIIERDLLPKYPNVDGVVGLNHLYGCGVAINAPAAVVPIRTIHNIALNPNFGGEVMVIGLGCEKLQPERLLQGTEDVKAIAVDDASIVRLQDEHHVGFKSMVEDILQVAERHLVKLNARQREICPASELVVGTQCGGSDAFSGVTANPAVGYASDLFVRCGATVMFSEVTEVRDAIHLLTPRAANEEVGRRLLEEMAWYDNYLDMGQTDRSANPSPGNKKGGLANVVEKALGSIAKSGQSAIVEVLSAGQRPTQRGLIYAATPASDFVCGTQQVASGITVQVFTTGRGTPYGLMAVPVIKMATRTELANRWYDLMDINAGTVATGEESIEDVGWKLFHFILDVASGRKKTFSDQWGLHNQLAVFNPAPVT; from the coding sequence ATGGCCGACATCGAAATTCGACAAGCGTCACCAACGGCGTTCTATATAAAAGTTCACGATACGGATAACGTGGCGATAATTGTCAACGACAACGGCTTAAAGGCGGGAACCCGATTCCCGGACGGGCTGGAATTGATTGAGCATATTCCGCAGGGCCATAAAGTTGCGCTGGTCGATATCCCGGCGCATGGCGAAATCGTACGTTATGGCGAAGTAATAGGTTTTGCCGTACGCGCGATCCCACAGGGAAGCTGGATTGAAGAGTCGCTGGTCGAGCTGCCAAAAGCCCCGCCGCTCAATACCCTGCCGCTGGCGACGCGCGTTCCTGAACCGTTGCCGCCGCTGAAGGGCTATACCTTTGAAGGCTATCGCAATGCCGACGGCAGCGTCGGCACCAAAAATCTGCTCGGTATTACCACCAGCGTACACTGCGTGGCGGGCGTAGTGGATTATGCGGTCAAAATCATCGAGCGCGACCTGCTGCCAAAATATCCGAACGTGGATGGCGTCGTCGGCCTGAACCACCTTTACGGCTGCGGCGTAGCGATCAATGCGCCGGCTGCGGTGGTGCCAATCCGCACTATCCACAACATCGCCCTGAACCCGAATTTTGGCGGCGAAGTCATGGTGATTGGCCTGGGCTGTGAAAAGCTGCAGCCTGAACGCTTGCTGCAGGGCACTGAGGATGTTAAAGCCATTGCGGTAGACGATGCCAGCATTGTGCGCCTGCAGGATGAACATCACGTCGGGTTTAAATCGATGGTCGAGGATATTCTTCAGGTGGCAGAACGTCATCTGGTCAAACTGAACGCCCGTCAGCGTGAAATCTGCCCGGCCTCCGAGCTGGTGGTGGGTACTCAGTGCGGCGGCAGCGATGCATTTTCCGGCGTCACCGCCAACCCGGCGGTAGGCTATGCCTCCGACCTGTTCGTGCGCTGCGGCGCCACGGTGATGTTTTCTGAGGTGACCGAGGTGCGAGATGCCATTCATCTGCTTACCCCGCGCGCTGCCAACGAAGAGGTCGGTAGACGCCTGCTTGAAGAGATGGCCTGGTACGATAATTACCTTGATATGGGTCAAACCGACCGCAGCGCCAATCCCTCACCGGGTAACAAAAAAGGCGGCCTGGCGAACGTGGTGGAAAAAGCCCTTGGCTCGATTGCCAAATCCGGCCAGAGCGCGATTGTCGAAGTGCTCTCTGCGGGCCAGCGACCCACTCAGCGCGGGCTAATTTACGCGGCAACGCCTGCCAGCGATTTCGTTTGTGGCACACAACAGGTGGCATCCGGCATTACGGTGCAGGTCTTTACTACCGGGCGCGGCACGCCGTACGGCCTGATGGCGGTGCCGGTAATAAAAATGGCGACCCGCACCGAACTGGCAAACCGCTGGTATGACTTAATGGACATCAACGCGGGCACTGTCGCCACCGGCGAAGAGAGCATTGAGGATGTAGGCTGGAAGCTGTTCCACTTCATTCTCGACGTGGCGAGCGGCCGTAAGAAAACCTTCTCCGACCAATGGGGATTACATAATCAGCTGGCGGTGTTTAACCCGGCGCCAGTGACGTGA
- a CDS encoding MFS transporter, whose product MILDTTVEAKKGVPTRYLILLIIFIVTAINYADRATLSIAGTEVAKELQLSAVSMGYIFSAFGWAYLLMQIPGGWLLDKFGSKKVYTYSLFFWSLFTFMQGFVDIFPLAWAGVSMFIMRFMLGFSEAPSFPANARIVAAWFPTKERGTASALFNAAQYFSLAIFSPLLGWLTFAWGWEHVFTVMGVIGFVLTAVWVKYIHNPTDHPRMSGQELKFISEGGAVVDMDHKKPGTQAANGPKLHYIKQLLTNRMMLGVFFGQYFINTITWFFLTWFPIYLVQEKGMSILKVGLVASIPALCGFAGGVLGGIFSDYLIKQGKSITLARKLPIVLGMLLASSIILCNYTNHTVLVVALMALAFFGKGFGALGWPVISDTAPKEIVGLCGGVFNVFGNVASIATPLVIGYLVSELHSFNAALVFVGCSALMAMFCYLFVVGDIKRMELQK is encoded by the coding sequence ATGATACTGGATACCACCGTAGAAGCGAAAAAGGGTGTGCCCACCCGATATTTAATTCTACTGATAATATTTATTGTTACGGCCATCAATTACGCTGACCGTGCAACGCTGTCGATTGCCGGGACCGAGGTGGCAAAGGAACTGCAGTTAAGTGCAGTATCAATGGGTTACATCTTCTCCGCCTTCGGCTGGGCCTACCTGCTGATGCAGATCCCCGGCGGTTGGCTGCTCGATAAGTTCGGCTCTAAAAAGGTTTATACCTACAGCCTGTTCTTCTGGTCGTTGTTCACATTCATGCAGGGCTTTGTGGATATCTTTCCGCTGGCCTGGGCGGGCGTATCGATGTTTATCATGCGCTTTATGCTCGGCTTCTCGGAAGCGCCCTCTTTTCCGGCAAATGCCCGTATCGTCGCGGCCTGGTTCCCGACTAAAGAGCGCGGTACGGCCTCAGCCCTCTTTAACGCTGCGCAATACTTTTCGCTGGCGATTTTCTCTCCGCTGCTTGGCTGGCTGACTTTCGCCTGGGGCTGGGAACATGTTTTCACCGTGATGGGCGTAATCGGCTTTGTGCTAACCGCTGTATGGGTGAAGTATATCCATAATCCGACCGATCACCCGCGGATGTCTGGCCAGGAGCTGAAGTTCATCTCCGAAGGCGGCGCCGTGGTGGATATGGACCACAAAAAGCCTGGCACTCAGGCGGCTAACGGCCCGAAACTCCACTACATCAAGCAGTTATTGACCAACCGCATGATGCTGGGCGTCTTTTTTGGGCAATACTTTATCAACACCATCACCTGGTTCTTCCTCACCTGGTTCCCGATTTATCTGGTGCAGGAAAAAGGTATGTCGATTCTGAAGGTGGGCCTGGTGGCGTCCATTCCTGCACTGTGCGGCTTCGCTGGCGGCGTGCTGGGGGGCATATTCTCGGATTACCTGATTAAACAAGGCAAGTCGATCACCCTGGCGCGTAAACTGCCGATTGTGCTCGGTATGCTGCTGGCATCGTCCATCATCCTGTGCAACTACACCAACCACACCGTGCTGGTGGTGGCTCTGATGGCGCTGGCGTTCTTCGGTAAAGGCTTTGGCGCGCTGGGCTGGCCGGTCATTTCAGACACGGCGCCAAAAGAGATTGTCGGCCTGTGCGGCGGTGTGTTTAACGTCTTTGGCAACGTGGCGTCCATCGCGACGCCGCTGGTCATTGGTTATCTGGTCAGTGAACTGCATTCGTTCAACGCGGCACTGGTATTTGTCGGCTGTTCAGCGTTGATGGCGATGTTCTGCTACCTGTTCGTGGTAGGGGACATCAAACGTATGGAATTGCAGAAATAA
- the gatB gene encoding PTS galactitol transporter subunit IIB — MKRKVIVACGGAVATSTMAAEEIKELCEAHHIELDLVQCRVTEIETYMDGADLICTTAKVDRSFGDIPVVHGMPFVSGVGIEALQQKILTILEG, encoded by the coding sequence ATGAAACGCAAAGTTATCGTTGCCTGCGGAGGGGCCGTTGCCACCTCAACAATGGCCGCCGAAGAGATAAAAGAGTTGTGCGAAGCCCACCATATTGAACTGGATCTGGTTCAGTGCCGGGTGACCGAAATTGAAACCTACATGGACGGTGCGGATTTGATCTGCACCACGGCGAAAGTCGACAGATCTTTTGGAGATATACCCGTGGTCCACGGGATGCCGTTTGTATCGGGCGTTGGCATCGAAGCGCTGCAGCAAAAAATCCTGACTATCCTCGAGGGGTAA
- the gatZ gene encoding tagatose-bisphosphate aldolase subunit GatZ — translation MKDLIARHKAGAHLGICSVCSAHPLVIEAALRFDLNNDNKVLIEATSNQVNQFGGYTGMKPADFRDFVLNIAKEVGFPQQRLILGGDHLGPNCWQNEPAETAMDKAVELIKAYVAAGFTKIHLDASMSCVGDPVPLAPEVVAQRAARLCKTAEETATKEHRAALTYVIGTEVPVPGGEASSIDSVHITRVEDALQTLETHRVAFGAIGLEEAMSRVIAMVVQPGVEFDHTQIVHYQPHAAEALSGWIRQTPMVYEAHSTDYQTRQAYRALVRDSFAILKVGPALTFALREAIFALAQMEEALIAPEQRSHVLAVIDEVMLNEPGYWNKYYRPTWSQAMVDIHFSLSDRIRYYWPHPRIHQSVEKLLANLSHTTLPLGLISQFMPVQFERLSMNEIAVTPQNLIIDRIQDVLRAYRFGCTPEHV, via the coding sequence GTGAAAGATCTTATTGCTCGCCACAAGGCGGGAGCGCATCTCGGTATTTGTTCAGTCTGTTCAGCACACCCGCTGGTTATCGAAGCCGCCCTGCGGTTTGATCTGAATAACGATAACAAAGTGCTGATTGAAGCCACTTCAAATCAGGTCAATCAGTTTGGCGGCTATACAGGAATGAAACCCGCTGATTTTCGCGATTTCGTGCTGAATATTGCTAAAGAAGTGGGGTTTCCACAACAACGTCTGATTCTGGGTGGGGATCACCTGGGACCTAACTGCTGGCAAAACGAACCGGCAGAGACGGCGATGGATAAAGCCGTCGAGCTGATCAAAGCCTATGTTGCCGCCGGATTTACCAAAATCCATCTTGATGCCTCGATGTCCTGCGTCGGCGACCCCGTCCCGCTGGCGCCAGAAGTGGTGGCGCAACGCGCTGCGCGGCTGTGTAAAACGGCAGAAGAGACGGCCACGAAAGAACACAGAGCCGCGCTGACCTACGTCATTGGCACTGAAGTTCCCGTCCCGGGCGGTGAAGCCAGCAGCATTGATAGCGTCCACATTACCCGCGTGGAAGATGCATTACAAACGCTGGAAACCCACCGCGTCGCCTTTGGCGCAATCGGTCTTGAGGAGGCGATGTCGCGCGTGATTGCAATGGTTGTGCAACCGGGCGTGGAGTTCGACCATACGCAAATCGTCCACTATCAACCGCATGCGGCAGAGGCGCTTTCTGGCTGGATCCGCCAGACACCGATGGTCTACGAGGCACATTCTACTGATTACCAAACGCGTCAGGCCTATCGCGCCCTGGTTCGCGATAGCTTCGCGATACTGAAGGTTGGCCCAGCTCTCACTTTTGCCCTGCGTGAAGCCATCTTTGCCCTTGCGCAAATGGAGGAAGCACTTATCGCCCCTGAACAGCGCAGCCATGTGCTGGCGGTGATCGACGAAGTCATGCTGAACGAGCCGGGTTACTGGAATAAGTATTACCGCCCCACCTGGAGTCAGGCCATGGTGGATATTCACTTCAGCCTGTCTGACCGCATTCGCTACTACTGGCCGCATCCGCGTATCCACCAGAGTGTCGAGAAATTGCTCGCAAACCTGAGCCATACCACGCTGCCGCTGGGGCTTATTAGCCAGTTTATGCCCGTTCAGTTCGAACGTCTGTCGATGAATGAAATCGCTGTAACACCCCAAAATCTCATCATCGACAGAATACAGGATGTCTTACGCGCCTATCGTTTCGGCTGCACCCCTGAACACGTCTGA
- the rsmI gene encoding 16S rRNA (cytidine(1402)-2'-O)-methyltransferase: MKQHETAENSQGQLYIVPTPIGNLSDITQRALTVLQTVDLIAAEDTRHTGLLLQHFAINARMFALHDHNEQQKADTLVAKLKEGLNIALVSDAGTPLINDPGYHLVRICREAGIRVVPLPGPCAAIAALSAAGLPSDRFCYEGFLPAKSKGRRDVLKELEAEPRTLIFYESTHRLLESLDDMVTVWGVARYVVLARELTKTWETIHGAPVGELLAWVKEDENRRKGEMVLIVEGHKAQEDALPADALRTLALLQVELPLKKAAALAAEIHGVKKNALYKHALEQQGE; this comes from the coding sequence ATGAAACAACACGAAACGGCAGAGAATTCTCAAGGCCAGCTTTATATTGTACCTACTCCTATCGGGAATTTGTCTGATATTACCCAACGTGCGCTTACCGTATTGCAAACTGTTGATTTAATTGCCGCAGAAGATACCCGCCACACCGGTTTATTGCTCCAGCACTTTGCGATTAACGCCCGAATGTTCGCCCTGCACGATCACAATGAGCAACAAAAAGCTGACACGCTGGTCGCGAAGCTCAAAGAGGGGCTGAACATTGCCCTGGTCTCCGATGCGGGAACGCCGCTGATTAACGATCCGGGTTACCATCTGGTACGGATCTGTCGTGAAGCGGGTATCCGCGTGGTGCCTTTGCCTGGGCCGTGTGCTGCTATTGCGGCACTGAGCGCCGCTGGCCTGCCCTCAGACCGTTTTTGTTACGAAGGTTTTCTGCCTGCTAAATCCAAAGGCCGTCGCGATGTGCTAAAAGAGCTGGAAGCCGAGCCGCGTACCCTGATTTTTTACGAATCAACTCACCGTTTACTGGAAAGCCTGGACGATATGGTCACCGTCTGGGGGGTGGCCCGCTACGTTGTACTGGCGCGTGAGCTGACCAAAACCTGGGAAACCATTCACGGCGCACCGGTAGGTGAACTGCTGGCATGGGTGAAGGAAGATGAAAACCGCCGCAAGGGCGAGATGGTGCTGATTGTTGAAGGCCACAAAGCCCAGGAGGATGCGCTGCCAGCCGACGCGCTGCGTACGCTGGCGCTGCTGCAGGTCGAGCTGCCGCTGAAGAAAGCGGCCGCGCTAGCGGCGGAGATCCACGGCGTGAAGAAAAATGCGCTGTATAAACATGCGCTGGAGCAGCAGGGAGAGTAA
- the gatA gene encoding PTS galactitol transporter subunit IIA → MSHVYIRTGITFENSQRALAHIGEEMLAKGVVHNSYPSALMAREMNYPTGIALERHAVAIPHCEAVHAKSPAIYLIRPDKPVNFHQADDDGEVAASLIIALIVENPAAQMKLLRRLFSELQNPDTLEMLLATPAERLADRFRNTILEPASCAQAS, encoded by the coding sequence ATGAGTCACGTTTATATCCGTACCGGAATTACGTTTGAAAACAGCCAGCGTGCGCTGGCGCACATTGGTGAAGAGATGCTGGCGAAAGGGGTGGTACATAACAGTTATCCTTCAGCCCTTATGGCAAGGGAGATGAACTACCCCACCGGCATCGCCCTTGAACGCCATGCGGTCGCGATCCCGCATTGCGAAGCCGTCCATGCCAAAAGCCCTGCTATTTACCTGATTCGCCCGGACAAACCGGTGAATTTTCATCAGGCGGATGATGACGGAGAGGTTGCCGCGTCCCTCATCATCGCGCTGATTGTTGAAAACCCTGCGGCGCAAATGAAGTTGCTGCGCCGTCTATTTAGTGAGCTGCAAAACCCGGACACGCTGGAGATGCTGCTGGCCACGCCTGCAGAGCGTCTGGCGGATCGTTTCCGGAACACGATCCTTGAGCCTGCCTCCTGTGCTCAGGCCTCATAA